Genomic DNA from candidate division WOR-3 bacterium:
CCTTGCCGCGCAGTTTGCGGTGAAAAGTAATGGCGAACCGGTGCGATTCATCCCGGATGCGCTTCAGAAGTTTCAACGCCGGTGAGGTAACCGGAATCGTAATTTCCCGGCCATCGAGGTAGTACAGAGTATCTGTCCGCTTGGCCAGACCGAGAATCGGAATATCCTGGTCAAACTGGCTGTATGCCCTGACCGCAGAAGAAAGCTGACCCTTGCCACCATCAACCAGCACCAGGTCAGGTAAAGGCCGGTTCTTTTCCAAAAGTCCTCGAACCCGGCGAGCAAGCACCTCTTCTATCATTGCGAAGTCATCTGCTCCTTCCACCGTTCTTATCTTGAACAGCCGATACTCATTCTTCAGGGGCCGGTCGTCCCGGAAGACCACAATGGAGCCAACCGCATTCGTTCCTTGAGTATTGGATATGTCCACGCCCTCAATCAACCTTGGCACCTGTTCCAGCCCGAGTATCTGTGCCAGCTCCTTGCTTGCCCTGGGTATGCGTTCCTCTGGCCGTAGCTCCACCAGTGCCTTGTCGGCATTGGCTCTGGCCAGTTCCAGAAGACGCACCTTCTCGCCTCTTTCCGGTACAACTATCCTTACCTTGCGGCCCCTGCGCTCGGCGAACATCGCTTCCAGCACTTCGGCGTCTTCGATGACAACCGGCAGAATTATTTCCTCGGGAATATCTGCAGTATGGCCATGCACTGAGCGAATAACCGTCGAAAGTACCTCGGTGTCAGAGACATCCCTGTCTGCCCGCAACGGATATTCCTCGCGCGCAACAATCTTACCCTCCCGCACGCGAAATATCACTGCTACGGCCGCGTGTTCGCCTCGGCTCAACCCAACAATGTCCAGGCTGGTCTTATCCGGCAATACTGCCTGCTGGTCCTTGCGTATTTCCCGCAGCGACAAAAGCTGGTCGCGCAGGATTGCGGCCCGCTCGAAGTTCTGGGCGTCAGACTCACGCCACATTCTGCGCTCCATCTCCTGAATAAGCTCGTCGGAACGGCCGGAAAGAAACCCGACAACATCCTTCACCTGCTGCTGATAGTCGCCCTGCGTAACCAGCCTGGCACAGGGAGCAGTGCAACGATTCAACTGGTAGTTGAGG
This window encodes:
- the uvrC gene encoding excinuclease ABC subunit UvrC, translating into MSFAEKVAQTPESPGVYLLKDARGRVIYIGKARCLRDRLRAYTQPADNPRLAAMQRRLADLETVVTRSEVEALVLEENLIKMNKPRYNVRLRDDKKFPYLKITMAEPFPRIFVTRNLKQDGSVFFGPYTSVRELRKALKAVKRIFRIRTCKHRLPEEKPARPCLNYQLNRCTAPCARLVTQGDYQQQVKDVVGFLSGRSDELIQEMERRMWRESDAQNFERAAILRDQLLSLREIRKDQQAVLPDKTSLDIVGLSRGEHAAVAVIFRVREGKIVAREEYPLRADRDVSDTEVLSTVIRSVHGHTADIPEEIILPVVIEDAEVLEAMFAERRGRKVRIVVPERGEKVRLLELARANADKALVELRPEERIPRASKELAQILGLEQVPRLIEGVDISNTQGTNAVGSIVVFRDDRPLKNEYRLFKIRTVEGADDFAMIEEVLARRVRGLLEKNRPLPDLVLVDGGKGQLSSAVRAYSQFDQDIPILGLAKRTDTLYYLDGREITIPVTSPALKLLKRIRDESHRFAITFHRKLRGKAQTRSELDDIPGIGPARKKALIQHFGSLDKLKLASVTDIARVKGIGPQLAEKVYYALQSV